A section of the Brevundimonas sp. AJA228-03 genome encodes:
- a CDS encoding ATP-binding protein — MRLIPFPVVARVLKRQLPTTLWGRSLLIIVLPILIMQGAVTWAFFDMHWQTVTARLSEGLAGDVAWAAESYRDEPTPSNLAAIADRGERSMQLSIALRHDARLPEEQRRGLIGIVDRTLEAALASRLDQPFWFDTTRYPAYVDIQVQQRDGVLRIIAPRERAVATQAHIFVLWLMLATVLLMSVAILFIRNQVRAIERLAEAAEAFGRGEMSPKFKPHGAREVRQAAAAFLAMRDRIQRHIEQRTALLASVSHDLRTPLTRLRLELALAPQFKRQSAMKGDLDEMEHMIDEYLAFAKGEAGEAPQPVDVAALLKATGEDVKRAGAEVEIAAPTSLTASLRPLAFKRALANLAGNAAAHGEHVRLTARALASGGFEIAVEDDGPGIPDDLHEEAFRPFSRLDESRNQNRKGVGLGLAIARDVARGHGGDITLARSDLGGLRALIRLPG; from the coding sequence ATGCGCCTGATCCCCTTCCCCGTCGTGGCGCGCGTTCTGAAGCGCCAATTGCCGACGACGTTGTGGGGGCGGTCGTTGCTGATCATTGTCCTGCCGATCCTGATCATGCAGGGGGCAGTGACCTGGGCCTTCTTCGACATGCACTGGCAGACCGTCACGGCGCGCCTGTCGGAGGGCCTGGCCGGCGACGTGGCCTGGGCGGCCGAGAGCTATCGCGACGAACCGACGCCCTCCAACCTGGCCGCGATCGCCGACCGGGGTGAACGGTCCATGCAGCTGTCGATCGCGCTGCGACACGATGCCAGGTTACCAGAGGAGCAGCGACGCGGGCTGATCGGGATCGTGGACCGCACCCTGGAGGCCGCTCTGGCGTCACGGCTGGACCAGCCCTTCTGGTTCGATACGACCCGCTATCCCGCCTATGTCGACATTCAGGTGCAGCAGCGCGACGGGGTCTTGCGGATCATCGCGCCGCGCGAGCGGGCGGTGGCGACCCAGGCCCACATCTTCGTATTGTGGCTTATGCTGGCGACGGTCCTGCTGATGAGCGTGGCGATCCTGTTCATCCGCAACCAGGTCCGGGCCATCGAGAGGCTGGCCGAGGCGGCAGAGGCCTTCGGGCGGGGCGAGATGTCGCCCAAGTTCAAGCCGCACGGCGCGCGCGAGGTGCGTCAGGCCGCCGCCGCCTTCCTGGCCATGCGCGACCGGATCCAGCGCCATATCGAACAGCGGACGGCGCTGCTGGCCTCCGTCAGCCACGATCTGCGCACGCCCCTGACCCGGTTGCGGCTGGAGCTGGCCCTGGCCCCGCAGTTCAAGCGTCAGAGCGCCATGAAGGGCGACCTCGACGAGATGGAGCATATGATCGACGAATACCTGGCCTTCGCAAAGGGCGAGGCTGGCGAGGCCCCGCAGCCGGTGGATGTGGCGGCCCTGCTGAAGGCGACGGGCGAGGACGTGAAACGCGCCGGAGCCGAAGTCGAGATCGCCGCGCCAACCAGCCTGACCGCGTCCCTGCGGCCCCTCGCCTTCAAGCGAGCCCTGGCCAATCTGGCAGGCAATGCGGCGGCGCATGGCGAGCATGTCCGGTTGACCGCGCGGGCCCTGGCGTCCGGCGGGTTCGAGATCGCGGTCGAGGACGACGGACCCGGCATTCCCGACGACCTGCACGAGGAGGCCTTTCGCCCCTTCAGCCGGCTGGACGAAAGCCGGAACCAGAACCGGAAGGGTGTCGGCCTGGGTCTGGCCATCGCGCGCGACGTGGCGCGTGGGCATGGTGGGGACATAACGCTGGCGCGCAGCGATCTGGGGGGACTGCGGGCCCTGATCCGGCTGCCCGGCTGA
- a CDS encoding response regulator yields MSSSRSGPVAGAGVGRHLLIVDDDDRIRELLKEYLAREGYRVTGAAHAAAARRLMELIEFDLVVLDVMMPGESGLELTTWVRGKAQLSRTPVLLLTARGEAADRIDGLSRGADDYMAKPFDPRELALRIDAILRRTGVKPIMPREIRLGTAMFDLERLELTRDGAPMRLTEAEAQLLKTLALHAHAPVERMDLSPDTADITGRAVDVQVTRLRRKLEADPKNPRYLQTVRGVGYMLAPD; encoded by the coding sequence ATGAGCAGCAGCCGGTCAGGGCCTGTGGCGGGTGCCGGCGTCGGTCGTCACCTGCTGATCGTCGACGACGACGACCGGATTCGCGAGTTGCTGAAAGAATATCTGGCGCGCGAGGGCTATCGCGTGACCGGGGCGGCCCACGCCGCAGCCGCCCGTCGCCTGATGGAGTTGATCGAGTTCGATCTGGTGGTTCTGGACGTCATGATGCCGGGCGAATCGGGGCTGGAGCTGACGACCTGGGTACGGGGCAAGGCGCAGCTGTCGAGGACCCCCGTCCTGCTGTTGACCGCGCGCGGCGAGGCGGCGGACCGGATCGACGGCCTGTCGCGCGGGGCCGACGACTATATGGCAAAACCCTTCGACCCCAGGGAACTGGCGCTGCGCATCGATGCGATCCTGAGGCGGACGGGGGTCAAACCGATCATGCCGCGCGAGATCCGGCTGGGCACGGCCATGTTCGACCTGGAACGGCTGGAGCTGACGCGCGACGGCGCGCCGATGCGGTTGACCGAGGCCGAGGCGCAGCTGCTGAAGACCCTGGCGCTGCATGCCCATGCCCCGGTGGAGCGGATGGACCTGTCGCCGGATACTGCCGACATCACCGGCCGCGCCGTGGACGTTCAGGTCACCCGGCTGCGCAGAAAGCTGGAGGCGGACCCGAAGAACCCGCGCTATCTGCAGACCGTGCGGGGCGTGGGCTATATGCTGGCCCCGGACTGA
- a CDS encoding branched-chain amino acid aminotransferase, whose amino-acid sequence MALVPFDDRDGWIWMDGDFVPWREAKTHVLTHALHYGSSVFEGERMYGGEIFKLTEHSERLARSAELLDFTLPYSVAEIDTACKETCARMGMEDAYVRPVAYLGPEQTSVSALNNKVHVAIAVWDWPSYFDPEVKKKGIRLEWAKWRRPDPMTAPTTAKAAGLYMICTMSKNAAERRGFSDAMMLDWRGYVAEATGANVFFVQDGVIHTPDVTHILNGITRQTVIDIAKSKGIEVVVRHIRPEELSTFSECFLTGSAAEVTPVQSIGEYTFTPGDISLTLMDDYGKLVRRQT is encoded by the coding sequence ATGGCCTTGGTTCCTTTCGACGATCGTGATGGCTGGATCTGGATGGACGGTGATTTCGTGCCCTGGCGGGAAGCGAAAACGCACGTATTGACCCATGCTCTGCACTACGGCTCGTCGGTGTTCGAGGGTGAGCGTATGTATGGCGGGGAAATCTTCAAGCTGACAGAGCATTCCGAGCGTCTGGCCCGCTCCGCTGAACTTCTGGACTTTACGCTGCCATATAGCGTGGCCGAGATCGACACGGCCTGCAAGGAAACCTGCGCGCGCATGGGCATGGAGGACGCCTACGTCCGCCCCGTCGCCTACCTCGGGCCGGAACAGACCTCCGTCTCGGCCCTGAACAACAAGGTCCACGTCGCCATCGCGGTCTGGGACTGGCCCAGCTATTTCGACCCTGAAGTGAAGAAGAAGGGCATCCGGCTGGAGTGGGCCAAATGGCGCCGCCCCGATCCGATGACCGCCCCCACGACGGCGAAGGCTGCCGGCCTCTACATGATCTGTACCATGTCCAAGAACGCGGCCGAGCGGCGCGGTTTCTCCGACGCCATGATGCTGGACTGGCGCGGCTACGTCGCCGAGGCCACGGGTGCCAATGTCTTCTTCGTCCAGGACGGCGTGATCCACACCCCCGACGTGACCCACATTCTCAACGGCATCACCCGCCAGACCGTCATCGACATCGCGAAATCGAAGGGCATCGAGGTGGTTGTTCGCCATATTCGCCCCGAGGAACTGTCGACCTTCTCCGAGTGTTTCCTGACCGGCTCGGCCGCCGAGGTGACCCCGGTCCAGTCGATCGGCGAATACACGTTCACGCCGGGCGACATCTCGCTCACCCTGATGGACGACTACGGCAAGCTGGTGCGGCGTCAGACCTGA
- a CDS encoding NupC/NupG family nucleoside CNT transporter: MFSALNLQSLGGLVAIVAVCWLVSENKARFPLRLTLGAIGVQAALVLALFAIPGSQGVLAAVTGAVDGLALATAEGTKFVFGYLAGGDQPYAVTNAGGLFTFAFNVLPLILVISALSALLWHWKILKWLTLGFGVLFQKTMGLGGASALAVAANIFLGMIESPIVIRAYLDKLTRSEIFLMMVVGLATVAGSTMVAYASILSATLPNAAGHVLVASIVSAPAGVLLARIIIPEKPGEGGQVADYGSALKYDSAIDAIVKGTADGLMVVLNISAVLIVFVALVALVNLMLGGFWIFGDHVTVQRLLGWLFMPVAWLVGVDWSEAGKAGWLLGTKLTLTEFVAFIELGKIPVGDMSERTRMLMTYALCGFANIGSVGITVTGLSVLIPERREEVLGMVWKALFAGFLATLMTAAVVGAMPASIFG, translated from the coding sequence ATGTTCAGCGCACTGAACCTCCAGAGCCTGGGCGGCCTTGTCGCCATCGTCGCCGTCTGCTGGCTGGTGTCGGAGAACAAGGCGCGATTTCCCTTGCGGCTGACGCTGGGGGCGATTGGCGTGCAGGCGGCGCTGGTGCTCGCGCTGTTCGCCATTCCGGGATCCCAGGGCGTGCTGGCGGCCGTGACCGGAGCCGTAGATGGCCTGGCCCTGGCCACGGCCGAGGGCACGAAGTTCGTGTTCGGCTATCTGGCCGGGGGCGATCAGCCCTATGCGGTGACCAACGCGGGTGGGCTGTTCACCTTTGCGTTCAACGTGCTGCCGCTGATCCTGGTGATCTCGGCGCTTTCCGCTCTGCTGTGGCACTGGAAAATCCTGAAGTGGCTGACGCTGGGATTCGGCGTCCTGTTCCAGAAGACCATGGGTCTGGGCGGGGCCTCGGCCCTGGCGGTCGCGGCCAACATCTTTCTCGGCATGATCGAGAGCCCCATCGTCATCCGCGCCTATCTGGACAAGCTGACCCGGTCCGAGATCTTCCTGATGATGGTGGTGGGCCTGGCGACGGTGGCCGGTTCGACCATGGTCGCCTATGCCTCGATCCTGTCCGCGACCCTGCCCAATGCGGCCGGCCACGTCCTGGTCGCATCCATCGTCTCGGCCCCGGCCGGCGTTCTGCTCGCCCGCATCATAATCCCTGAGAAACCGGGCGAGGGGGGACAGGTCGCCGACTACGGCTCGGCCCTGAAGTACGACTCGGCCATCGACGCCATCGTCAAGGGCACGGCCGATGGTCTGATGGTGGTGCTGAACATCTCGGCGGTGCTGATCGTGTTCGTGGCCCTGGTGGCCCTGGTCAACCTGATGCTGGGCGGTTTCTGGATCTTCGGCGACCATGTGACGGTCCAGCGCCTGCTGGGGTGGCTGTTCATGCCGGTTGCCTGGCTGGTCGGGGTGGACTGGTCGGAGGCCGGCAAGGCGGGCTGGCTCCTCGGCACCAAATTGACGCTCACGGAGTTCGTGGCCTTCATCGAACTGGGCAAGATCCCGGTCGGCGACATGAGCGAGCGGACCCGCATGCTGATGACCTATGCCCTGTGCGGCTTCGCCAACATCGGTTCGGTCGGCATCACGGTCACCGGCCTGTCGGTCCTGATCCCAGAGCGCCGCGAAGAGGTGCTGGGGATGGTCTGGAAGGCGCTGTTCGCCGGTTTCCTGGCCACCCTGATGACGGCGGCGGTTGTGGGCGCGATGCCCGCCTCTATATTCGGCTGA
- a CDS encoding glutathione S-transferase family protein, with translation MKLYDSFRAPNPRRVRWVMAEKGIEDVEIVQVDIMSGDHKTPEYRARVGVPHVPALELDDGTVVSESVAICRYLEALYPEPNLFGHDPREQAIVEMWTRRCEFYLANPIMLNVRLTHPALAVLEATPQPQVADYNRLSAERFMKTLDRHLAEHEFIALDRFTIADIVGAVGLDFARMVKYRPPEEFIHLARWLDACRARPAAKAGI, from the coding sequence ATGAAGCTGTACGACTCCTTCCGCGCGCCCAACCCCCGGCGCGTCCGCTGGGTCATGGCCGAAAAGGGCATCGAGGACGTCGAGATCGTCCAGGTCGACATCATGTCCGGGGACCACAAGACGCCGGAATACCGCGCCAGGGTCGGCGTTCCCCACGTGCCCGCCCTGGAACTGGACGACGGCACGGTGGTGTCCGAGTCCGTTGCCATCTGCCGCTATCTGGAGGCGCTCTATCCTGAGCCGAACCTGTTCGGTCACGACCCTCGCGAACAGGCCATCGTCGAGATGTGGACCCGTCGCTGCGAGTTCTATCTCGCCAACCCCATCATGCTGAACGTGCGTCTGACCCATCCGGCGCTGGCAGTGCTGGAGGCCACCCCGCAGCCCCAGGTCGCCGACTACAACCGTCTGTCGGCCGAGCGGTTCATGAAGACCCTGGACCGGCATCTGGCGGAGCATGAGTTCATCGCTCTGGACCGTTTCACCATCGCGGATATCGTCGGGGCGGTCGGGCTGGATTTCGCCCGCATGGTCAAGTACCGGCCGCCCGAAGAGTTCATCCACCTGGCCCGCTGGCTCGACGCCTGTCGCGCCCGCCCGGCGGCGAAGGCGGGGATCTGA
- a CDS encoding PaaI family thioesterase, producing MVDKVTVTEGEFAGWQTYDLHGTFDQVVGPFYFRPDPDGRMRCAFRAEPKHMNAGDRMHGGCLMTFADIALFQTAYQEMEGKNGVTVQLDSTLIDGAYVGELIEATGEVVRAGGALIFVRGQITTGERTLMTYSGIIRKFTPR from the coding sequence ATGGTGGACAAAGTCACAGTGACCGAGGGCGAGTTCGCCGGCTGGCAGACCTACGACCTGCACGGCACATTCGACCAGGTCGTCGGACCATTCTATTTCAGGCCGGACCCCGACGGGCGCATGCGGTGCGCCTTCCGGGCCGAGCCCAAACACATGAACGCCGGTGACCGGATGCACGGCGGCTGTCTGATGACATTCGCCGACATCGCCCTGTTCCAGACCGCCTATCAGGAGATGGAAGGCAAGAACGGCGTGACGGTGCAGCTGGATTCGACGCTGATCGACGGAGCCTATGTCGGCGAATTGATCGAGGCGACGGGTGAGGTCGTCCGCGCGGGCGGGGCGCTGATTTTTGTTCGTGGGCAGATCACGACGGGCGAGCGTACGCTGATGACCTATTCCGGCATCATCCGGAAGTTCACGCCGCGCTGA
- a CDS encoding DUF3253 domain-containing protein: MSDPIEAAIFETLAKADPKGVGGKSVEPADVAKHIQTEQWQRVLPKVRATALHLMRHGRLTITKKGKVVDPTNFRGVTRLRLPTEAETATALAALPPKPGVDDDFA, encoded by the coding sequence ATGAGCGATCCAATCGAAGCGGCAATTTTTGAAACCCTGGCGAAGGCAGACCCCAAGGGCGTCGGCGGCAAGTCCGTCGAGCCCGCGGACGTGGCCAAGCACATCCAGACCGAGCAGTGGCAGCGCGTCCTGCCCAAGGTCCGGGCGACGGCCCTGCACCTGATGCGCCATGGCCGCCTGACCATCACCAAGAAGGGCAAGGTCGTGGACCCCACGAACTTTCGGGGCGTGACCCGTCTGCGCCTGCCGACGGAGGCCGAGACGGCCACAGCGCTTGCCGCCCTGCCGCCCAAGCCCGGGGTCGATGACGACTTCGCCTGA
- a CDS encoding uracil-DNA glycosylase family protein, producing MTTSPDLDAVLSDIRACRACLGELPHTPRPVVRVFPATRLLICGQAPGRRVHESGLPFTDPSGDRLRDWMGVDYETFYADHRIGVAAQAFCYPGTAPKGGDYPPPRRCAGLWRPRLLEALPQVELTLLVGGYAQVWALGDRAKAGMTGTVRAWRDYGPSILPLPHPSWRNTAWLRRNPWFEAEVVPYLRQRVRGMLGR from the coding sequence ATGACGACTTCGCCTGATCTGGACGCAGTCCTTTCGGACATCCGCGCCTGCCGGGCCTGCCTGGGTGAACTGCCGCACACGCCACGCCCGGTGGTTCGCGTCTTTCCCGCAACCCGCCTGCTGATCTGCGGCCAGGCACCCGGACGGCGCGTTCATGAAAGCGGCCTGCCGTTCACCGATCCGTCGGGAGACCGGCTTCGCGACTGGATGGGTGTGGATTATGAGACCTTCTATGCCGATCACCGGATCGGCGTGGCGGCCCAGGCCTTCTGCTACCCCGGCACCGCGCCGAAGGGGGGTGACTATCCTCCACCACGCCGGTGCGCCGGGCTGTGGCGGCCCCGCCTGCTGGAGGCGCTGCCGCAGGTCGAGCTGACCCTGCTGGTCGGCGGCTACGCCCAGGTCTGGGCGCTCGGCGATCGGGCCAAGGCCGGCATGACCGGGACCGTTCGCGCCTGGCGGGACTATGGCCCGTCCATCCTGCCGCTGCCGCATCCCTCGTGGCGGAACACCGCCTGGCTGCGACGCAATCCGTGGTTCGAGGCCGAGGTCGTGCCGTATCTTCGCCAGAGGGTTCGGGGCATGCTGGGCCGATGA
- a CDS encoding alpha/beta fold hydrolase, which translates to MIRRTMLTGLMLGLGACALPHVQLGLTPGPDFSGPLIEPDAFIVQDGARLPYRLWTPAQADPWAVLVALHGMNDHSAAWRLAGPWWAEQGIATYAYDQRGFGRAPGRGIWAGEAVMVEDLRTVVSLVRARHPNARIAVVGESMGGAVAISAFASDRPPASDQAILLAPAVWGWSSQNVVNRASLWAAARVLGSRAVEAPDWAVRHIRATDNLAELVANGTDPLFIRATRFDTLSGLVDLMESASRALGSVRVPTMLMYGAHDQIIEPGPLRRALIRAGDRPGLRTAFYPDGWHLLNRDLQAEVVFRDVAAILGDPGTSLPSRASDVLAQLDARMAPGRKDRF; encoded by the coding sequence ATGATCCGCCGGACGATGCTGACAGGATTGATGCTGGGGCTCGGGGCCTGCGCCTTGCCCCATGTCCAGCTAGGACTTACGCCCGGGCCCGACTTCAGCGGCCCCCTGATCGAACCCGATGCCTTCATCGTCCAGGACGGCGCGCGCCTGCCGTATCGCCTGTGGACGCCTGCGCAAGCCGATCCCTGGGCCGTGCTCGTCGCCCTGCACGGGATGAACGACCATTCGGCGGCCTGGCGCCTGGCCGGGCCGTGGTGGGCCGAACAGGGCATCGCCACCTATGCCTATGACCAGCGGGGCTTCGGCCGGGCACCGGGGCGCGGGATCTGGGCCGGGGAGGCGGTGATGGTCGAGGATCTGCGCACCGTCGTCTCCCTGGTCCGCGCCCGGCACCCGAATGCCCGGATCGCGGTGGTGGGCGAGAGCATGGGCGGGGCCGTCGCCATATCGGCCTTCGCCTCGGATCGTCCGCCCGCTTCCGATCAGGCGATCCTGCTCGCCCCCGCCGTCTGGGGCTGGTCCAGCCAGAACGTCGTGAACCGCGCCAGCCTGTGGGCCGCGGCGCGCGTGCTGGGCTCGCGGGCGGTGGAGGCTCCGGACTGGGCCGTGCGCCACATCCGGGCGACGGACAATCTGGCCGAACTGGTTGCGAACGGCACCGACCCGCTGTTTATCCGCGCCACCCGCTTCGACACCCTGTCCGGGCTCGTCGATCTGATGGAGAGTGCGTCGCGCGCGCTGGGCTCGGTCCGCGTCCCGACGATGCTGATGTATGGCGCTCACGACCAGATCATCGAGCCGGGGCCCTTGCGGCGCGCCCTGATCCGGGCGGGGGATCGGCCCGGGCTGCGCACGGCCTTCTACCCCGATGGCTGGCACCTGCTGAACCGCGACCTCCAGGCCGAGGTCGTGTTCCGGGACGTCGCGGCCATCCTGGGCGATCCGGGCACGAGCTTGCCGTCGCGGGCGTCGGATGTCCTTGCGCAACTGGACGCCAGAATGGCACCGGGGCGAAAAGACCGTTTCTGA
- the fliF gene encoding flagellar basal-body MS-ring/collar protein FliF — protein sequence MGGFTAALQRFGIGRLAMVLGVGAGVAAVLVAVMLRVGQAPDALLYSNLDLREAGEITASLEQSGIKYTTRGDGSTIMVNRDQVGEARLMLAGKGLVTSGSVGYELFDTQSVLGQTEFQQQISEQRALQGELARTIMSMRGVQSARVAIALPRRELFQQDAAEPTASVVVGLGGRKLSTDQVRAIRAVIASSVPNLKPTKVTVVDETNQTLAAADDEEGFTSSTAEEAKGATEAQLQQRIKDLVEGVVGAGAARVQVTADIDMTRSTTQEQKYDPDGQVVRSTSTNGSQSQDTTAVNDGGVTATNNIPGAPPPATTPQGSTESASTETTNYEISNTTTTTVKEPGEVKKLSVAVAVDGKLTPAAQPGGAPTYAPRTAEEITQIEDLVKAAMGYNQERGDQVRVTNVRFNRDALVTAGGTDSGSPLLNFTKNDIMRGVELLVLLVTALLLIFFVLRPLLKSASGSGGGQQMALAGGGQGSVTSLETSMVGGEMGQLGAPSEIEQRIDIARVEGQVKASSIKKLADYVDSHPDESLATLRSWVHEG from the coding sequence GTGGGCGGCTTTACGGCGGCGTTGCAGAGATTCGGGATCGGCCGCCTCGCCATGGTGTTGGGCGTCGGCGCGGGCGTGGCTGCCGTCCTCGTCGCCGTGATGCTGCGCGTCGGTCAGGCCCCGGATGCGCTTCTGTATTCCAATCTGGACCTGCGTGAGGCCGGCGAGATCACCGCCTCACTGGAACAGTCCGGCATCAAATACACCACGCGCGGTGACGGTTCGACCATCATGGTCAACCGCGATCAGGTGGGCGAAGCGCGACTGATGCTGGCCGGCAAGGGGCTCGTGACCTCAGGCTCGGTCGGCTACGAGCTGTTCGACACCCAGTCGGTGCTGGGCCAGACCGAGTTCCAGCAACAGATCAGCGAACAGCGCGCCCTGCAGGGCGAGCTTGCCCGTACCATCATGTCCATGCGCGGCGTCCAGTCCGCCCGCGTCGCCATCGCCCTGCCCAGGCGCGAACTGTTCCAGCAGGACGCAGCCGAACCGACCGCCTCCGTCGTCGTGGGCCTTGGCGGGCGCAAGCTGTCGACCGATCAGGTCCGCGCCATCCGCGCCGTGATCGCGTCCTCGGTCCCCAATCTGAAGCCCACCAAGGTCACCGTCGTCGACGAGACGAACCAGACCCTGGCCGCGGCCGACGACGAGGAGGGTTTCACCTCCTCCACCGCCGAAGAGGCCAAGGGCGCGACCGAGGCCCAGCTGCAGCAGCGGATCAAGGATCTGGTCGAGGGCGTCGTGGGAGCCGGGGCCGCGCGGGTCCAGGTCACGGCCGACATCGACATGACGCGCTCCACGACCCAGGAACAGAAGTACGACCCGGACGGCCAGGTCGTCCGCTCGACCTCGACCAACGGCAGCCAGTCCCAGGACACGACCGCCGTCAACGACGGAGGGGTCACGGCGACCAACAACATCCCCGGTGCCCCCCCCCCGGCCACAACGCCCCAGGGCTCGACCGAAAGTGCCAGCACCGAGACCACCAACTACGAGATCTCCAACACTACGACGACCACGGTCAAGGAACCGGGCGAGGTCAAGAAGCTGTCGGTCGCGGTGGCCGTGGACGGCAAGCTGACTCCGGCGGCCCAGCCGGGCGGTGCGCCGACCTACGCCCCCCGCACGGCCGAGGAGATCACCCAGATCGAGGATCTGGTGAAGGCCGCCATGGGCTACAATCAGGAGCGCGGCGACCAGGTCCGGGTGACGAACGTCCGCTTCAACCGCGATGCTCTCGTCACAGCCGGCGGAACCGACAGCGGATCGCCCCTGCTGAACTTCACCAAGAACGACATCATGCGCGGCGTCGAGTTGCTGGTGCTGCTGGTCACGGCGCTGCTGCTGATTTTCTTCGTCCTGCGCCCGCTGCTGAAGAGCGCTTCGGGCAGCGGCGGGGGCCAGCAGATGGCGCTGGCGGGTGGAGGGCAAGGTTCGGTCACCTCGCTTGAGACCTCGATGGTCGGCGGAGAGATGGGGCAGCTGGGTGCTCCGTCCGAGATAGAGCAGCGCATCGACATCGCCCGCGTCGAGGGTCAGGTTAAGGCCTCCTCGATCAAGAAGCTCGCCGACTACGTCGATTCGCATCCCGATGAGTCGCTCGCGACTCTCCGCAGCTGGGTGCACGAAGGCTGA
- the fliG gene encoding flagellar motor switch protein FliG: MAARSGSKRASVDDVKQLSGPEKAAVILLALGEEHTRLWQGLDDDEVKEISQAMSSLGNVTAAVVEELMVEFVSLAGSGAVMGSFEQTQRLLASFMPADRVDGLMEEIRGPAGRTMWDKLGNVNEAVLANYLKNEYPQTVAVVLSKVKPDHAARVLTSLPEDFALECVQRMLRMEPVQREILDKIEQTLRNEFMSNLARTSKRDSHEMMADIFNSFDRQTEARFIGALEERNRESAERIRALMFVFEDLSKLDPGGVQTLLRAVEKDSLGLALKGASEPLREMFFTNMSERASKIMREDMESMGPVRLKDVDSAQMTMVQVAKDLAARGEIMLAGASGDDELIY, from the coding sequence ATGGCCGCGCGGTCCGGTTCCAAGAGGGCGTCCGTCGATGACGTCAAACAGCTGTCCGGTCCTGAAAAGGCGGCGGTCATCCTGCTTGCGCTCGGCGAGGAGCACACCCGCCTGTGGCAGGGCCTGGACGACGACGAGGTCAAGGAAATCTCCCAGGCCATGTCGTCGCTGGGCAATGTGACCGCGGCCGTGGTCGAGGAACTGATGGTCGAGTTCGTGTCCCTGGCGGGTTCCGGCGCGGTCATGGGCAGTTTCGAGCAGACCCAGCGTCTGCTGGCCTCCTTCATGCCGGCTGATCGCGTCGACGGGCTGATGGAGGAAATCCGCGGTCCCGCCGGTCGCACCATGTGGGACAAGCTGGGCAATGTGAACGAGGCGGTCCTCGCCAACTATCTGAAGAACGAATACCCCCAGACCGTCGCCGTCGTGCTGTCCAAGGTGAAGCCCGACCACGCCGCCCGCGTCCTGACCAGCCTGCCCGAGGACTTCGCCCTGGAGTGCGTCCAGCGGATGCTTCGTATGGAGCCCGTGCAGCGCGAGATCCTGGACAAGATCGAGCAGACCCTGCGCAACGAGTTCATGTCGAACCTGGCCCGGACGTCCAAGCGCGACAGCCACGAAATGATGGCCGACATCTTCAACAGCTTCGATCGCCAGACCGAGGCCCGGTTCATCGGCGCGCTGGAGGAGCGCAACCGCGAATCGGCGGAGCGGATCCGCGCGTTGATGTTCGTGTTCGAAGACCTGTCCAAGCTCGACCCCGGCGGCGTCCAGACCCTGCTTCGTGCGGTCGAAAAGGACTCCCTGGGCCTGGCCCTGAAGGGCGCGTCCGAGCCGCTGCGGGAGATGTTCTTTACCAATATGTCGGAGCGCGCATCCAAGATCATGCGCGAGGACATGGAATCCATGGGCCCCGTCAGGCTCAAGGACGTCGACTCCGCCCAGATGACCATGGTGCAGGTCGCCAAGGATCTGGCGGCGCGCGGCGAAATCATGCTGGCCGGAGCCTCCGGCGACGACGAGTTGATCTACTGA
- a CDS encoding flagellar assembly protein FlbE → MVETAPLSSRPFAFDTEFDGAGSVVRASTFRPAKRAYLPAEVEALVAQARLEAREAALAEAASLSAMALSSIGQAVAMAAPALNQVAHQHREQAADLAMAAARVIAATALDHLPMGPLQSALETLGQEIDASPRLVVRASGLDDTARTRIQAVCVDAGFSGLVAFRDDPGLPIAAFQLEWADGRADFDPAAAADRIATALRSALATEAGHAESLDHGGQH, encoded by the coding sequence ATGGTCGAGACAGCCCCCCTCAGCAGCCGTCCCTTCGCCTTCGACACCGAGTTCGATGGAGCGGGCAGCGTCGTACGTGCCTCAACCTTCCGGCCGGCCAAGCGCGCCTATCTGCCGGCCGAGGTCGAGGCCCTGGTCGCCCAGGCTCGGCTGGAGGCCCGCGAGGCCGCCCTGGCCGAGGCCGCGAGCCTGTCGGCCATGGCCCTGTCCTCGATCGGACAGGCTGTTGCCATGGCCGCGCCTGCCCTGAACCAGGTGGCTCACCAGCACCGCGAACAGGCCGCCGATTTGGCCATGGCCGCCGCCCGGGTCATTGCCGCCACCGCTCTGGATCATCTACCGATGGGTCCCTTGCAATCGGCCCTGGAGACCCTCGGGCAGGAGATCGATGCCTCGCCCCGGCTGGTCGTGCGCGCCTCCGGCCTGGACGATACCGCCCGCACCAGGATCCAGGCGGTCTGCGTCGATGCGGGCTTCTCGGGCCTCGTGGCCTTCCGCGATGACCCGGGCCTGCCGATCGCGGCCTTCCAGCTGGAGTGGGCCGACGGGCGCGCCGATTTCGACCCCGCCGCCGCCGCCGACCGCATTGCCACCGCACTCCGATCCGCCCTCGCTACCGAGGCCGGACATGCAGAATCCCTTGACCATGGAGGTCAACACTGA